The Leptospiraceae bacterium genomic interval CCGAAAAATTGGAATTGAATCGAGGCGATGTTCATTAATAGAAAATAAAATTCCAATTATGCAAGATCCGATAACATTTACGGCTAGAGTTCCATGAGGAAAATGAATTCCGAAAATTTGATTCACAAGGTTGGATAAAAAAAAACGAGTGACACTACCTAGTCCACCCCCTAAAAAAACAAATAGATATTGCATGAATTGGATTCTCTTAGCCGAATACAATATTAGGCAATATTTTTTTTAAAATATTGAGCAAAGAGAGGAATCATCGCATTGAAGAAAATTAAAGTTGAAGGAGAAGTGAAAACCTTTGTCGCAAAGATGCAAAGGGGTTTATCAAAAGGCAAGCTTGCGGGTATCGTATTTTTTGAAGAGGAGACTGATGCGCTAGTTGTAAGATTTGAAAAATTTGGGACGAGTAAGATTTATTATAAGGTAACCAAAGCGGAAACAGGATTTGTTGCAAATTTTTTGAAGGAGAATATTGCCTTTACCCACGGAATTTTTCGCATTGATGTCGAAAAACAATTAGTAGAAATGATGCGTCGCTTCGGCGCTGAGGTTGAGTGAAATAGAAATTGCAGGAAAATTTTAAATTTGAAAGCTTTTTAGATGAATTAGAAAAAGGAATTATTAAATCACCTACTTCAATAGCGATATCTTCTGAATCAGAAAGAATTTCGTATGCTGAGCTAAATCGGAGAGTAATTAGTATTAGCTGTTACTTGAGAGATTCCGGTATTAAAAATGGAGATATAGTAATCCTTTGGATGGAAAAATCCCCTGAATATATTGAATGTCTTTTAGCTGTATGGGCAGTGGGAGCTGTTTTTCTACCATTGGATAGAAAGACTCCGATTGCGAGAGTGGAATGGATTTGTAAGGATGCAAACGCAAAGTTGATCATTATGGATAATGATAATTATGCGTCAAATCTTACTTGTTTTAATTTAATGGTAACAACGACCAAATTCTTGACCGAGCAAAGAAATACGAGTGTATTGAATGATTTCAGTTCGATGCAAAAAAAATACAAAGTTCAAAGTGATGACGTTGCGTATATTATATATACTTCGGGCTCGACTGGAAATCCGAAAGGAGTAGTCGTAACACACGAGGGGATTGTTAATTTTTTAAAAGAGCAAATCAAAGTATTTCAGGTGAATTCAAAGAGTAGGATATTACAGTATTTATCGATTGGATTTGATGCTTCGATTTCAGAGATAGGTATATCTCTATTATCCGGTGCGGAGGTTAGAATCGAATCGGATTTAAAAATCAAAGATACGGCAGGATTAATTAATGCTTTAGAAAAAGAACAGATAACACATATTTGTCTTCCACCTTCTCTATTGCCGGTTCTCGATATAGATAGAATTCCGAGTAGTTTAGAAACAATTATTATCGGTGGTGAAGTATGTCCTCTAGAGACGGTCAGAGAATGGGCAAGTAAAGTTAGAATTGTCAATGTATATGGTCCGACGGAGGCAACCGTTTGCTCTAGTCTTATCGTTTGCGAGCCTAATTGGAGTAAGCCGCTGATTGGTTATCCTATACCGAATCGGGAATTATTTATTTTAGATGAAGATTTAAAAGAAGCAAAGCAAGGAGAGTTATATCTAAGTGGGGTAGGTCTTGCAAAAGAGTATTTGCATCAAGAAAAGTTGACAGAGGAGAAGTTCTTACTTCTAAATGGAAAGCGACTTTATAAAACAGGGGATCGGGTAGTTTCTCATGGTAGGAATGAAATTGAGTTTATCGGGAGAATGGATCGACAGTTTAAGCTGAGAGGAAACTTGATTGAACCTTGTGAAGTTGAACGACTATTAGCCGCACTTCCGAGGATAAGCTTTGCTTATGTGATGAAACAGAAATTGAAAAGGGATATATTGGTTGCGTATATAGTTTTAAAAAATGAAACACCCATTGAGAGAAAAGAAATTTCCGCAATTAAGAATTATTTAAAAAAAGAGCTACCCTATTGGATGGTGCCAGAGCGCTTTGTTATACTGAACGAAATCCCACTCAATATGAATGAAAAATTGGATTTAAAAAGCTTTCCTCCTTTAGATATGTCACGTCCGTCCTATTTGCCTGAAATTAAAAGACCGATTACAGATAAGGAGCGCATACTTTGTATTATCTTCGAAAAATTGCTTTGCGTTGAGCCAATTGGTATTGATGATGATTTTTTTTTGTTAGGAGGAGATTCTATCTCGATGCTTTCGCTTTACGCTGAGTGTAGTTTAATTGGAATTACCCTCTCAGGAGATAAATTTATTCAAAAACCAACTGTGGCTGGAATTCTTGAAATGAACAAGACAGAAAAATTGGAAACAACAAGTGTGACGTTTCTGGAAAAAGAAGTAAGGCTAAAGGAAGAGTTAAATAACTTGATTCGGAATTCGAATAAAAAACAGACCAGATGTTCTAAAATTTTATTGACTGGCGCGACTGGATTTTTGGGATCAAGAATTTTGTTTGAATTGAGTCAGGATTTTGAAGCTAAGATATATTGTGTTGTAAGAAATAGTTCGGGCTTGAATCCTAAGACAAAAATTGAATCTATTCTTACCCGGCAGGGTGTTGGGATAAAGAATTGGGACAATGTTTACTTTATGGAAGGAGATATTTCAGAACCAAGACTTGGACTGTCGAGTGAGGATTGGAATTTTCTTACAATAAATATTGATTCAGTGTTTCATTTTGCAGCGGAGGTTAATCTTATTATGCCGTATGAGGAACTTAAAAAGGTTAACGTAAACGGAACTTTTGAAATACTGAAGTTTTGCCTCACGGGAAATTATAAGTTTTTGCACTATGCATCGACTCTTTCTGTATTTGTATCCTCTGACGATACAAGGGAAAAATTTTATGAAGAAGATCAATTGAATTCCATGAAAGAAGTTTATGGAGGTTATGCGCAATCAAAGTGGGTGAGTGAAAAAATAATCCATAATGCTATGCAAGAAGGCTACGAGTCGGTTAATATATATAGATTTGGATTGATAACAGGTGATTCAAAGACGGGGTTTGGAAAGACGGATGATTTTCTTATTCGGTTTTTAAAATCTCTTGCAAATCTAAATAAATTTCCAAAGATAAAATCAGAGACAATGAAAGTTGACATTACTCCGATTGACTTCGCGGCTAAGTCTTGTATTGCGTTATCGCACAGTGCGGCAAATAAGCATATATTTCATATTGCGAATCCAAAATCCCTTACGTTCGATCAGTTGTTGAATATTCTAAGAGAGTATGGGATTAGCCTTGATGAAGTTTCTATTGAGGACTACTTTGAAATTTGTAAGTCTCTAGGTGAAGAGGATTCTTATTTGTATCTATCGATTTCTCGTGGGTTGGTTCAGAGAGATGAGTTTACTCCTATTCGTACGCTCGATTTATTCCAGGCTACTGGAGTTCAATTTGATTTTGCAAATACATCTAAATCGATTCCTGATTATTTTAATAAATGTCCTGTGGCTGATAGGAATTTGATTTTTAAGTATTTGGATCAATTGGGAATTCAAGCCTAACTTAACAATTATTTCTGACAATGATTGGGCGCCTCATGGCATAATAAAGATTATGCGCAACTTAAATTTAATTTGCTGCCTTGTTTCGAATAATGCCATGACCCGGCTCGCCCTTTTACTCGCGTGAAGATGCTCGTAACCGGTTGATCCGTGGCGCATAGGAGTCGTTAAATTTTTACGTTTGCTAAAAAAAAATCATTCTTTGCGCACCAAAATGGATTTTCTGAGCCTAGTAATAGTATGAGAACTTTTATAGAAAAAAAGCAATTCAATTCCTGTAAAGATCTCAACGAACCTTCAACTAGATCTTCGTTGCTGATTCCTGCACGCAATATGAGTCTTTTCCTTGAAAAAGTGGAGAGTCATGGAGGAAGCGTTGCTCTGTATCTTTCGCACCTTTTACGACGCTATCGCTTTTTGATACAGAACGGATGTTTAGAAAAACATCCATTTGTAAAAACTGGATATCAGCAAAAACAGCAGGGTTTGAGACGTGTGGACTTCGTTCCACTCGCAGTAGATTGGGCTGAACTAAAATGTCTTAGGGCATTTTTAAATCGAAGCATGACTTGGATTTTTGTGTCTTTACTATTAATTGACTCTCTAGATTTGGATAAAAATCTCCCAGAAAAATACCTCGAATTCGTAGTTCCGAAAAAATCGTATGTGCGGCTAATGGTAAATGCCACACTTTCCAGGAAAAGGGCTTATTATGATAGATTTTTACAAATGACGAGGGATCGAACGGGGTAAATAGTAATTATCCTTAGCACAAAATCCGACAAAAACTATTGCTATTTCTTTTTCACATGAGAGCTGCGCTCGCGATGGGAGTGGCTTGGTTCTGATTGCCAAGGCTTCTCATTCTTGGCAATCAGA includes:
- a CDS encoding amino acid adenylation domain-containing protein — its product is MQENFKFESFLDELEKGIIKSPTSIAISSESERISYAELNRRVISISCYLRDSGIKNGDIVILWMEKSPEYIECLLAVWAVGAVFLPLDRKTPIARVEWICKDANAKLIIMDNDNYASNLTCFNLMVTTTKFLTEQRNTSVLNDFSSMQKKYKVQSDDVAYIIYTSGSTGNPKGVVVTHEGIVNFLKEQIKVFQVNSKSRILQYLSIGFDASISEIGISLLSGAEVRIESDLKIKDTAGLINALEKEQITHICLPPSLLPVLDIDRIPSSLETIIIGGEVCPLETVREWASKVRIVNVYGPTEATVCSSLIVCEPNWSKPLIGYPIPNRELFILDEDLKEAKQGELYLSGVGLAKEYLHQEKLTEEKFLLLNGKRLYKTGDRVVSHGRNEIEFIGRMDRQFKLRGNLIEPCEVERLLAALPRISFAYVMKQKLKRDILVAYIVLKNETPIERKEISAIKNYLKKELPYWMVPERFVILNEIPLNMNEKLDLKSFPPLDMSRPSYLPEIKRPITDKERILCIIFEKLLCVEPIGIDDDFFLLGGDSISMLSLYAECSLIGITLSGDKFIQKPTVAGILEMNKTEKLETTSVTFLEKEVRLKEELNNLIRNSNKKQTRCSKILLTGATGFLGSRILFELSQDFEAKIYCVVRNSSGLNPKTKIESILTRQGVGIKNWDNVYFMEGDISEPRLGLSSEDWNFLTINIDSVFHFAAEVNLIMPYEELKKVNVNGTFEILKFCLTGNYKFLHYASTLSVFVSSDDTREKFYEEDQLNSMKEVYGGYAQSKWVSEKIIHNAMQEGYESVNIYRFGLITGDSKTGFGKTDDFLIRFLKSLANLNKFPKIKSETMKVDITPIDFAAKSCIALSHSAANKHIFHIANPKSLTFDQLLNILREYGISLDEVSIEDYFEICKSLGEEDSYLYLSISRGLVQRDEFTPIRTLDLFQATGVQFDFANTSKSIPDYFNKCPVADRNLIFKYLDQLGIQA
- a CDS encoding DUF1564 family protein; translated protein: MRTFIEKKQFNSCKDLNEPSTRSSLLIPARNMSLFLEKVESHGGSVALYLSHLLRRYRFLIQNGCLEKHPFVKTGYQQKQQGLRRVDFVPLAVDWAELKCLRAFLNRSMTWIFVSLLLIDSLDLDKNLPEKYLEFVVPKKSYVRLMVNATLSRKRAYYDRFLQMTRDRTG
- the crcB gene encoding fluoride efflux transporter CrcB, whose protein sequence is MQYLFVFLGGGLGSVTRFFLSNLVNQIFGIHFPHGTLAVNVIGSCIIGILFSINEHRLDSIPIFRQLIFIGFLGGFTTFSSFSLETMTLFLQAKFISAILNVFLNLSLCLVAVTSGYLIAKYL